The following are from one region of the Salvia splendens isolate huo1 chromosome 2, SspV2, whole genome shotgun sequence genome:
- the LOC121792169 gene encoding uncharacterized protein At5g03900, chloroplastic-like: MASMSASFFSLTPKTRSFALTHKPFKPSEFLYVTPLPLTRTAEFRCGRASGLVIRASSSNSAGVDVSAASGIRPGGAVESDKLPSDVRKRAMDAIDSSGRRVTVGDVASKAGLKLNEAQRALQALAADTDGFLEVSDEGDVLYGFPKDYRSKLAAKSLKIKFEPLVEKGKMAAEYVVRVSFGTALIASIVIVYTTIITIASSSRESDDRGRRGRSYGGGVNLFFSPTDLFWYWDPNYYRRRRSRESDGGMNFIESVFSVVFGDGDPNQGIEEERWKLIGQYIASNGGVVTAEELAPYLDVESTEKTDDDSYILPVLLRFDGQPEVDEEGNILYRFPSLQRTAARQRSGRKEYVGKKWADWVGEVGKFFKENKWKFSKTSPSERAMVIGLGGLNLFGVIILGTMLKNTNISTSGFISFVSEIFPLLQIYAGSFFVIPLIRWFLVQNKNAKIAKRNQAREQRARALESPDLSLRRKLLSARDMAQRTFIGQDRIVYSTERDLNEQDYDSQEWDRRFKELEKSD, translated from the exons atggCTTCTATGTCCGCCTCCTTCTTCTCTTTAACTCCAAAAACTCGCTCCTTCGCCCTCACTCACAAGCCATTCAAGCCTTCCGAATTCCTCTATGTCACTCCCCTGCCTCTCACCCGCACCGCCGAATTCCGCTGCGGCAGAGCCTCGGGTCTCGTAATTAGGGCAAGCAGCAGCAACAGCGCCGGCGTCGATGTCTCCGCGGCGTCAGGGATTAGGCCCGGCGGCGCCGTCGAGAGCGATAAGCTGCCGTCCGACGTGCGGAAGCGGGCCATGGACGCCATTGATTCCAGCGGGAGGAGAGTCACcgttggcgacgtggcgagcaaAGCCGGCCTCAAGTTGAATGAAGCTCAGCGAGCTCTTCAGGCTCTTGCCGCCGACACTGATGGATTTTTAGAG GTGTCGGATGAGGGCGATGTGTTGTATGGTTTCCCCAAGGATTATCGGTCTAAGCTCGCTGCGAAGTCGCTTAAGATAAAATTCGAACCTTTGGTGGAGAAGGGGAAG ATGGCAGCTGAGTATGTAGTGAGGGTTTCCTTTGGGACTGCTTTGATTGCGTCCATTGTGATTGTTTATACTACGATCATCACTATAGCTTCAAGTAGTCG TGAATCAGATGACCGTGGCAGGCGAGGAAGGTCTTATGGTGGCGGAGTCAATTTATTTTTCAGTCCGACTGATTTATTTTG GTACTGGGATCCTAATTATTATAGGAGACGAAGATCAAGAGAAAGTGATGGTGGAATGAACTTCATTGAATCT GTTTTTTCTGTTGTATTTGGGGATGGTGATCCCAATCAGGGGATTGAAGAAGAGAGGTGGAAGTTG ATCGGTCAATACATAGCTTCTAATGGTGGTGTTGTGACAGCTGAAGAACTTGCGCCATATCTTGATGTGGAGTCTACTGAAAAAACG GATGATGACTCATATATACTGCCGGTTCTACTGCGCTTTGATGGTCAGCCAGAAGTAGATGAAGAG GGAAATATTTTATACCGTTTCCCATCACTACAACGCACTGCTGCTCGACAAAGGAGTGGGCGGAAGGAATACGTTGGGAAAAAATGGGCTGATTGGGTTGGAGAAGTAGGCAAATTTTTTAAGGAAAATAAATGGAAATTCAG CAAAACTAGTCCTTCAGAGAGGGCAATGGTGATTGGTCTTGGTGGACTCAATCTATTTGGGGTTATTATTCTTGGTACCATGTTGAA GAATACAAATATCAGCACCAGTGGATTCATTTCATTTGTGTCTGAGATATTTCCCCTTCTTCAG ATATACGCCGGATCCTTTTTCGTAATTCCACTAATCCGATGGTTTTTGGTTCAAAACAAAAATGCCAAAATTGCTAAAAGAAATCAAGCAAGGGAACAACGCGCCAGGGCACTCGAATCACCCGATCTTTCTTTGAGACGGAAG CTTTTAAGCGCGCGAGACATGGCACAGAGGACGTTCATCGGGCAGGACAGGATCGTGTATAGCACGGAGAGGGATTTGAATGAACAGGATTATGACTCCCAGGAATGGGATCGAAGATTTAAGGAGCTGGAAAAGTCTGACTAA